The following are encoded together in the Acidobacteriota bacterium genome:
- a CDS encoding TOBE domain-containing protein, translating into MRLSARNILKGKVKEIKVGAVNDEIILEISPGVEVASIITKESAENLKLAVGKEAYAVIKASSVMIAVD; encoded by the coding sequence ATGCGACTGAGCGCCAGAAATATCCTGAAGGGCAAGGTCAAGGAGATCAAGGTGGGGGCGGTCAATGACGAGATCATCCTGGAGATAAGCCCGGGAGTGGAAGTGGCCTCCATCATCACCAAGGAATCGGCCGAAAACCTCAAACTTGCCGTGGGCAAGGAGGCCTATGCGGTGATCAAGGCTTCCAGCGTCATGATCGCGGTGGATTAG
- the fusA gene encoding elongation factor G, with protein MASIPIENTRNIGIIAHIDAGKTTVSERFLFYSGQTHRIGEVHDGAAVMDFRADERERGITISAAATTFAWNGRRINLIDTPGHVDFTAEVERSLRVLDGAVVVFSGVEGVEPQSETVWRQADQYRIPRIAFINKLDRAGADAVRVLGQVRNRLGANAAFVNLPHGSESGLDGVIDLLGWNLVLFDPSTRGQRFEAREIPPDLLPMAEEARDRLVEVAAESVDWLADRYLGGERVGSKDLRSAIREATLSGRLVPVLCGAALRDLGIQPVLDAVCDYLPSPLERPPSDGHHPDSGEPERRPSSPEAPFSALVFKVVATSSTDFHWLRVYSGSMTTEERCYQPRLKSRLRLRRILRLHADRTEPVEEARCGDIVAVQGLRDVATGDTLCDPGHPITYEPIHFPQTVVSMAVETRTSADRDRMFEVVNRLLREDPTLSVGTDEETGQMILSGMGELHLEVVRNRMEREFNVVAFFGRPRVSYRETVLGRGVGKGEFDKRINDVAVSGRAVVEVLSRPRERGDRSLPPVEVDVSRIARALTPSLERDARDILERGCTSGGTHGYPVVDLRVTVLEFRHNDPPDLSVPLLGTLTLALRQALAEAETQVLEPVMSLEVRVPDDCLGAVMRDLGARRVEIRETGLEGGFTLIRGLAPLSEMFGYSTQMRSITQGRGNFAMEPFDYQPARSWV; from the coding sequence ATGGCGTCCATTCCGATTGAGAACACGCGCAATATCGGCATCATCGCGCACATCGATGCGGGGAAGACCACCGTGAGCGAGCGCTTCCTCTTCTACTCGGGGCAGACCCACCGCATCGGGGAGGTGCACGACGGCGCGGCGGTCATGGACTTCCGCGCCGACGAGCGGGAGCGGGGGATCACCATCTCCGCCGCCGCGACCACCTTCGCATGGAACGGCCGCCGGATCAACCTCATCGACACCCCCGGACATGTCGATTTCACCGCCGAGGTGGAGCGGAGCCTCCGGGTGCTCGACGGGGCCGTCGTCGTTTTTTCCGGGGTCGAGGGGGTGGAGCCCCAGAGCGAAACCGTGTGGCGGCAGGCCGATCAATACCGGATCCCCCGGATCGCTTTCATCAACAAGCTGGACCGGGCCGGGGCCGATGCCGTGCGGGTGCTCGGGCAGGTCCGGAACCGGCTGGGGGCGAATGCCGCCTTCGTCAACCTCCCCCACGGGTCGGAGAGCGGGCTTGACGGGGTGATCGATCTGCTGGGCTGGAACCTCGTGCTGTTCGATCCCTCCACGCGCGGGCAGCGGTTCGAAGCTCGGGAAATCCCTCCCGACCTCCTCCCGATGGCCGAGGAGGCCCGGGACCGCCTGGTGGAAGTCGCGGCCGAGAGCGTGGACTGGCTCGCCGATCGCTACCTCGGGGGGGAGCGTGTCGGCTCGAAAGACCTCCGCTCCGCGATTCGCGAAGCAACCCTGTCGGGGCGGCTGGTCCCGGTCCTCTGCGGCGCCGCCCTGCGCGACCTCGGCATCCAGCCGGTCCTGGACGCGGTCTGCGATTATCTCCCCTCTCCCCTCGAGCGCCCCCCCTCCGACGGGCATCATCCCGACAGCGGGGAGCCGGAGCGCCGCCCCTCCTCCCCCGAAGCCCCTTTTTCGGCGCTGGTCTTCAAGGTGGTGGCTACCTCCAGCACCGATTTTCACTGGCTGCGGGTTTATTCGGGCTCCATGACGACGGAAGAGCGCTGCTACCAGCCCCGGCTCAAGAGCCGGCTGCGGCTGCGGCGGATCCTGCGCCTGCACGCCGACCGGACGGAACCGGTCGAGGAGGCGCGCTGCGGGGATATCGTGGCGGTGCAGGGTCTCCGGGACGTGGCGACGGGCGACACGCTGTGCGACCCCGGACACCCGATCACCTACGAGCCGATCCATTTCCCGCAGACCGTCGTGTCGATGGCGGTGGAGACCCGGACGTCGGCCGACCGGGACCGTATGTTCGAGGTGGTGAACCGGCTGCTGCGCGAGGATCCCACCCTCAGCGTCGGGACGGACGAGGAGACCGGCCAGATGATCCTTTCCGGGATGGGCGAACTCCACCTGGAGGTCGTACGCAACCGGATGGAGCGGGAATTCAACGTCGTGGCGTTCTTCGGGCGCCCCCGGGTTTCGTATCGCGAGACGGTGCTGGGGAGGGGCGTGGGGAAGGGGGAGTTCGACAAGCGCATCAACGATGTCGCCGTCAGCGGGCGGGCGGTGGTGGAGGTGCTCTCCCGTCCCAGGGAGCGGGGGGACCGGAGCCTCCCCCCCGTGGAGGTGGATGTCTCCCGGATCGCCCGGGCGCTCACCCCCTCGCTCGAGCGCGACGCGCGCGACATCCTCGAACGCGGCTGCACCTCGGGGGGGACGCACGGTTATCCGGTGGTGGACCTCAGGGTGACCGTCCTGGAGTTCCGTCACAACGACCCGCCCGATCTTTCCGTCCCCCTGCTGGGGACCCTGACCCTGGCGCTGCGCCAGGCGCTCGCGGAGGCCGAGACCCAGGTGCTCGAGCCGGTCATGAGCCTCGAGGTTCGGGTTCCGGACGATTGCCTGGGGGCCGTCATGCGGGATCTTGGGGCCCGGAGGGTGGAGATCAGGGAAACGGGGCTCGAAGGGGGCTTCACCCTCATCCGGGGCCTGGCGCCCCTTTCGGAGATGTTCGGGTACTCCACCCAGATGCGGTCGATCACGCAGGGGAGGGGGAACTTCGCGATGGAGCCCTTCGATTATCAACCCGCCAGATCCTGGGTGTGA